From the Planktothricoides raciborskii GIHE-MW2 genome, the window AATGATTTTCTGATTTTTGCTCGACGGGTTGCTAAAGTTAAGATTATTTGTATTTATATCTACATAGCAGATATCGCAAATATAGCAAATTTATCTTCAATTAATTTACCATAATATTTTTTAGATAACTTGTTTAAACATCAAGAAATGATTAAGTTTGACTAACGGCGTTGATTGACACCAGTTAGTTTTTCATAAAATTCAAGATTCTTCATAAAGAATCCAGCGTAAAGGTTTCAATAACTTAATGAGTATAAAATCAGGGTAATTCATGGCTTCCCATGAATCGTTTTCCATCATTTTTTGTCCGTGTGTAAGCTACTAGCGGTCTCCAGGAAATGATTCGACTGACCTGGGCGTTCAGGCGATCGCTCATCCCTAGGAGTCAGAGAGGGCGATCGCCTGAACGCCCAAAAGGAAAAAAATTATGGTTCCCCCGATCGCCAAGAGAGAAACTTAGAGAAACTTTCTGTTTTCATCCTGGCACGAGCATGGTTCAGTCCTGAACAAGACCCTAGGGGATCTGGGCAACAACCCTCAATTTTTCCACAAAACTGGCAGTTAATAAAGATATGGTATTTTTAGCTACAATAACTCATTTAGAGTTTTTATGGAAGCGAGAGGTGATAAAATTTATCTCTCATTGCCATCAAACACGATCGTTATTAGTATTTAACTGTGATTACCTATGCCAGCAAATTCCTGGCCAGAAAACCATTCTTACAGAAATTTTCCGCCCCTTAGAGCGATTTTGTATAATCTGTCCGATCCAGAGGCAGGAGAAATCGATCCGGCGATCGCCTATTCTTATTCAGGATATGAGGGTCGTCGGGCTAAAGCGGCCATCCTTTTGATCGTTGCCTGGACTGGCACCATCGCCCTCCATTTAGTTTCCTGGGGGTTCTGGTTGGTGGTGGGCTTTACTGGACTGCTTTGCTTTCAGGCATTGCGGATTTTGCTGGCACGTCCCCATCAGACTCCTGAACCTTTAGCCCAGGCGGATCAAGCCCACTGGCCGTCAGTGTCCCTGCTGGTGGCAGCGAAAAATGAGGAGGCGGTGATTGCCCGACTGGTGAAAATGCTTTGCCATCAAGATTATCCCACGGAAAAATATGAAGTGTGGGTGATTGATGATTGCAGTAGCGATCGCACCCCGGAAATCTTGCAAACCCTCAGCCAAGAATATGCCAACCTGAAGGTACTCCGCCGGTCGGCCAATGCTAAGGGAGGCAAATCCGGCGCCTTGAATGAAGTTTTGTTAAAAGCCCAGGGGGATTTCTTAGGGGTATTTGATGCGGATGCCCAGGTGCCCCCGGATATGTTGCGGCGGCTGTTGCCTATGTTTAACGAAGCACGAGTGGGCGCGGTGCAAATGCAAAAGGTGATTGCCAATGCGCCATTGAATTTCTGGACGCGGGGACAAGAAGCGGAAATGGCTTTAGACCTGTATTTCCAACAGCAACGGATTGCAGTCAACGGCATTGGGGAACTGCGGGGCAATGGTCAATTTGTGCGCCGCAGTGCTTTAGAAAGTTGTGGGGGCTGGAACGAGTTGACCATTACCGATGACCTGGATCTGACCATGCGCTTACATTTGGATGGTTGGAATATTGAGGCGATCGCCTTTCCTGCGGTGCTTGAAGAAGGAGTCACCAGTCTGAAAGCCCTGTGGCATCAGCGCAACCGTTGGGGAGAAGGGGGCTATCAACGCTATCTGGATTACTGGCGGCTGATTTTCAGCAACCGAATGGATATGCTCAAAACTTGGGATATGTTTGGGTTTTGGATTATGCAGTATTTCTTGCCCAATGCGGCAGTCCCAGATTTACTCATGGCGATTTATCTCAAACATTTGCCGGTAATGAGTCCCCTGACCACTTTGGCCATTTCCCTCTCTTTGGTGGGAATGTTTACAGGTCTGCGTCGGGGCAATCCACAGCAAGAAACCCGGTTTCGGACGTTCTTCGGCACCCTGGTCAAAACCTTACGCGGCACATTATATATGTTGCACTGGTTTGTGATAGTTGCCAGTGTGGGCATCCGAATTTCCGTGCGTCCCAAACGCTTGAAATGGGTGAAAACCGTTCATCAAGGTACTGGGGAATTGCAGTTTTGACACTCCCCGGCCTAAAGGCACGGGGATTCTTGCTTCACCGAGCAACCTTGCTTAAGCACCGTTTCCAGGTTTAAGTAGAAGGTCATCTCTCCACAAGCGTTGATTTCCGTATGCCCTACGGTATTTGAAATATATCCCATCAATTTTAATGCCTTCATCAGAATGTTAATTGCGGCATTTTCATCCCTGTCCAGTACAGCACCACATTTACAAATGTGAGTTCTTACTGACAGGGATTTTTTTACTTTATTACCGCAATTAGAACATTCCTGCGATGTGTATTGTGGCGCAACGAGAACCGCAACCTTGCCAAACTTAACGGCAAAATACTTCAACCATTCCCGAAACAAATACCATCCAGCATCATTAATTGACTTGGCTAGGCGATGATTCTTTACCATGTTCCGCACCTTTAAGTCTTCAAACGCCACGAAATCGTGTTTATTTCATCACGCACCTTGCTAATTTCACCGCAAAGTCTTTACGCTGACGAGATACTTTCAGGTGTTTTCTCCCCAAACGGTTAATAGCTTTGGTTCTATTTTTAGAGCCTTTAACCTTTTTGGCAACTCGACGCTGCAAGCGTTTTAGTGCTTTCTCCGATTTTCTGAGATGTCTGGGATTATCCACCTTTTCACCATTAGACATCTCCAAAAATCAGATATAAAGCTTTGGTATGGCTTTGTGACGGGCAATTATTGGAGATGTCTATTGCTGTCGGTGTAAAAATGATTTAATTCCACGTCAATGCCAATACATTTGCCAGTTGGCTTAACTTCTTCCTTGGCTAAATCACTAGAGATACAAAACTGGCAATAAAAGCCATCGGCACGCTTAACCAGCCTAATCTTCTGAATTTGCTCTAATTGATAAAAGTGCAAATCGCGAGTTCCGATTAGTTTAAGCGTGCCGATTTTATTCTTGTCGGTAAAAGTTATCTTCTTCCTGTCTTCAGAAAGCGCCCACCCAGACTTTTTATACTCTACTGAACGTTGGTTCTTCTTGAACTTAGGAAATCCTTTCTTGCCAGGAATCTTTTTCTTGCAGTTATCGAATAATTTGGCTATACCACTCCAGCAACGTATGCGCTTCGCGCAGGGTTCCCCAACGGCAGAAGCTTGTCTAGCTGTCGAGTTGAGTTGATTTGCAAATGGGAATTCCTTGGCTAACCTAGCAGTGTATTTGTTGAGATCGTAGCCGTTGACACTTTTGTTATCCATCCAATATCTCAGACATTTATTTCTGATGAATTGGGATGTGCGAATAGCCTCGTCTATTGCCGCGTATTGTTCGGGTTTTCCCAAGCATTTAAACTCAAAAACTAACATGGTTTATCGACCTACTTAACCATATATTTATGGTAGCTCTCGACCCATAAATATGGGCTTGTATGTAATAAATTATTAATATTCTGCGCGATGACAAGAAAGCCGTCCTAGAAGGACGGGGTTTTAAACCCAAATTTCTGATAAGGGACAGACCAAAAAGAAACGCCAGAAACCCCAGAAACCCCAGAAACCGGGTTTCTTGAAGAAACCCGGTTTCTCATTGAGGGATACTCAAAAGCGATCGCTAACCCTTGCCATTATAACTGCTTTGGGTAGCCAGAACTCGTTCGGCTAATTTATCCGGGACTTCTTGGAGGCGATCGAACTTCCAGTTAAAGAAGCCGACACCCATTGTGAGCGATCGCAACTCCACAATCAAATCCTGCATTTCCGATTGGGGCAAATACGCCGAAACCTTATCCCAGCCCTTCCAATCACTCATGGGTTCATAGCCGAGGATTTGGCCACGACGCCCACTAATAATCTGCATCATATTGGAAGTAAAATCACTGGGAGCACAAATCTCCACCGAGGCAATGGGTTCCAGCAACGTAGGACTGCATTTGGCCATCCCTTCCTGCATCGCTGCCCGGGCTGCCAACTTAAACGACTGTTCAGAACTATCCACCGAGTGATAAGACCCATCGGTTAAAGTCACCGCCACATCCACCACGGGGAAGCCCAACGGCCCTTTCACCAAAGACTCGCGCACCCCAATTTCCACCCCAGGGATATACTGCTTCGGCACCACACCGCCCACAATCTTCTCGCTAAATTCAAAGCCTTGCCCACGCTCTCGCGGCTGAATACTCAGATACACATCCCCAAACATCCCATGACCGCCACTTTGGTGCTTATAGCGTCCATGTACTTTCTCTGCTGCTTTGCGAATCGTTTCCTTATAAGGAACCTGGGGCACATGAGTGGTCATCGGCAAATTATACTTCCGCTGTAGGCGATCGAGCGCCACTTTCAGATGAACTTCCCCCTGACCCCAGAGAACAATCTCGTGGGTATCCGCATTTTGTTCCCAAGTTAAAGATGGGTCTTCTTCCAGGAGTTTACTCATCGCCGCACTGATTTTTACCTCATCACTGCGTTTTTCCGTCGTCACCGCCAAAGCAAACACTGGCGGAATCATTGGTGCTTTGGGTAAATCTACTTTTAACTTGGCATTACTCGCCGTCAAAATATCCCCGGTAGCAATTCCTTCCATCCGAGCCAACGCCACCAAATCCCCGGCTGAAGCGGTCTGCAAGCTTTGGGTTTGTTGACCCATCATCTGATACATCCCACCAACGCGCACGCCATTTAAGCTCGTGCCATCAGTGAGTTCCCCTTGCCAAACCCGCACCAGAGAGAGTTTACCGCCTTGAGGGGTGTAATAGGTTTTCACCACTTGTGCCACCGTCTCCTGGGCATTGGGCTTCAATCCTCGGCGTTCGGCGGTTAAGCTGGGTTCTGGGGCTTCCCGAACCAGGGCATCTAAAAGCGGTCGTACCCCATAGTCTTGCTCCGCAATGCCCATAAACACCGGCACAATCAAATCCGCCCCTAATTCCATTTTCAGGTCTTTAACAATTTCCTCTTGGGACGGTTCGATTTCCTCTAAGAGTTCTTCGAGGAGATGGTCGTCAAAATTGGCCAACTCTTCGAGCATTTCCTGACGAGCGGCGTGTTCTTCGTCTTTCAGGTCTTCCGGCATGGATACGGGATCCGCCGCCGCCCCGGCATGGTAATGATAGGCTTGCTCGCTTACCAAGTCGATAAAGCCAATTAGATCATCACCTTTGCGAATGGGATATTGATGCGGCACTAAAGGACGGCTGGAAACAGTTTTCAGGGCATGGAGTACATCCATGAAACTGTTTTTTGACCGATCCATTTTGTTGATAAAAACAATGTGGGGAATTTCCCAGTCATCTAAAAATTTAAAAATCGGTGAGAGGGTGAGAACGCGGCTGACTTCCGCTTCGCAAACCACGATCGCGGCTCCGGCACCCATCAGCGCATTGTAAGTTTCTTGGGCAAATTCTACTGAACCTGGACAGTCAAGAAAGTTGAAGCGAATGTCTTGATAAACTGTGCTGGCGGCGCATACTTCCACACTCATTTGACGGGCGCGAGCTTCAGCGGAACTGTCCCCAACGGTATTGCCATCTTTGATGCTCCCTTTGCGGCTAATGGCGTTGGTGACATACAGGACACTTTCCAAAAATGAAGTTTTACCACTTAAGTAAGGGCCAACAATTGCCACATTCCGCACGCCCGATGCAACTTTATCAGTCATAGCTTGCTTCTTCTCCTTCAAAACTTAAGAAAAATTGAAATTTCAGCCATTTAGGTAAAAATGAGGTTAAAATAGCCAACTGTCTAGCAGTAACGTAGATTTAAGTTAGTATTTTTTAGCTCAATTGGCTAAAATGAAATCTAGCATTATCTATTGTTCAACTAATTACGTTTAATCACATTATAAGGTCAAAAGTCAGGAAAAACTATTAATTTTTATTAAATAAAATGGAAAAATCTTAATAATAGTTGAGACTCTCTCCCGGTAGAGAATCTCTAAAATTTTTCCTGAACTTTTTTAGTAAATTTCCCTATAATTTACTAAAAAGGTTTTTTTGTTTTTTTTGCCCTAGATCGCTACAGAAATCGGCACATAAATAATCGCCATAGAAGATTGGCGATCGCCTCAAAATATTGCATCTCCTGCCGGTATATATGCCCCGGAGATCGATCCCCGGCTTGCCGTCCATACTTCCATGATTGATAAAATTCAGATATTGTTGCCCAAAGATATTTTCAACTAAACCCTAATGCAAAATTATAGAGCATATTCATCGCAGACTAAATCTTATTTATACATCTTATTTAGGCCATAAAAATACATGGTAATGGTTGGGAAATTACCAAAACACATTTTAACGATATTCGGCCTTTGATGCCTATTCCATTCACCGAGTATGGTGATAATTTGGCAATAGGCACATGGGATAGGGAAGAGGTGGTGGCGGCGTTGGGGAATAAGTGAGGAAATGAAGTCGAAATAAATATACTATGGCTTCCAATTATCGATATAACCCCGAATAGCGGCTAACTCTCTCCGATAATCATTAAGTTTGCTACTGTGAGAATCAAGACTTTCAATAATTAGCTTATTTTTAGCTTCTTTCTGCTGAAGTTCGTTCCACAAGTTATTCAACTTCACTTGAAATAGGCTCTTAAAATCATTAATTTTATCTAACCCGCAAATGAATTGGGAAAAATCTTGTTCTAGAGAACTATAAATAATTTGCTTCATCTGCTCTCTATGCTGGTTTATTTGACTATTAAATTGACTGAAGATTTTGTGAAAATCCATTTGATGTCCCATGTAGTAAAAGTCCACCCACTCACCATCACCAATACAGCCTTCCTGAATATAGTCGTATTCTTTAATGGGAATTTCAATTCCTGTTAATTGAAAATCATCTATTCCCATATCATATTTGTCTTATAACTTTAATTCTATTTTAGAGCCTATGTATATGAAAAAAAATTGTGATAATTCTTCAATTCTTATCGGCCAAAAAGCCAATAATTTTTTCCTAACGTTTTTCGCTTCTAAATTAAGCTGCTTTTGCAAAAAACTAATTTGGTTTTTATAAACAGAATTGCAACGACTATAAATCAGCGGTTCAGCTTCTTGTGCAATCTCTACCATTTTTGCTCTAGATGAGCTTGCTTCCTCAAATCCATACAATGAATTTCGTGTTCGTGGGGCAATATAAGAACTATACCAATCTGGGCTATAATATGATGTGTACCAACGACCACCTTTCTCTCTTTCCATTTCTTCAATTTCTGACTCTATACTTGATTTTGCTGAATCACAGAAACTATCTATCTGCTGATTAAGCGCATCAAATAAAGCCTCTTTATGGCTTTGTAAAATATCCCGAAGCTGTTTATATTGATTAGAAATAAATTCTATCTTTTCCATCCATTCAGTTATTTTGGCTTTCTGGGACTGGATATAGTTTTTTCTTATATTAGACTGGTTGATCAGGATTTTTTGAGTATCTTCTACCTTGATGTCTAGAATTAATAAAACTTTAACAAGAAGATTATAGCCAGAATTCTGAAGAATACTTTTAATCGCCGTTTCTTCAAGATTAGAAATACCACTATCTATTAAAGCTGATGGCGCAATCTCTGACAATGGCGGTGTGTAAGAGCCACCGGAGGCATCAACTCTACTGTAAGTCTGACCAATAATTTTTCTAAATTCTTTATGATGACTTTCAGTCGCTATCCCTTTTAAAATGAGTTTAGCCAGCAGTCCTTGTTTAGCACTAGCAGGATAAATAATTGGTTCAGAAAAGCGAAAATCATTCATCAATGTTTGTTTCAAGTCCATGATCACATCCTCGATTTTACGAGAATGCTCCTCTTTCATATCTACCTTATTCAGAATAAAGAAAACCTTATGCCAGCTTTTTAATAAGAAATCTTGACGGTTTTTTCCTATTTCCCTGAACAATTCAGCTACTTCATTCGTCTTGTAATTGTTGTA encodes:
- a CDS encoding glycosyltransferase family 2 protein, with amino-acid sequence MPANSWPENHSYRNFPPLRAILYNLSDPEAGEIDPAIAYSYSGYEGRRAKAAILLIVAWTGTIALHLVSWGFWLVVGFTGLLCFQALRILLARPHQTPEPLAQADQAHWPSVSLLVAAKNEEAVIARLVKMLCHQDYPTEKYEVWVIDDCSSDRTPEILQTLSQEYANLKVLRRSANAKGGKSGALNEVLLKAQGDFLGVFDADAQVPPDMLRRLLPMFNEARVGAVQMQKVIANAPLNFWTRGQEAEMALDLYFQQQRIAVNGIGELRGNGQFVRRSALESCGGWNELTITDDLDLTMRLHLDGWNIEAIAFPAVLEEGVTSLKALWHQRNRWGEGGYQRYLDYWRLIFSNRMDMLKTWDMFGFWIMQYFLPNAAVPDLLMAIYLKHLPVMSPLTTLAISLSLVGMFTGLRRGNPQQETRFRTFFGTLVKTLRGTLYMLHWFVIVASVGIRISVRPKRLKWVKTVHQGTGELQF
- a CDS encoding elongation factor G, whose translation is MTDKVASGVRNVAIVGPYLSGKTSFLESVLYVTNAISRKGSIKDGNTVGDSSAEARARQMSVEVCAASTVYQDIRFNFLDCPGSVEFAQETYNALMGAGAAIVVCEAEVSRVLTLSPIFKFLDDWEIPHIVFINKMDRSKNSFMDVLHALKTVSSRPLVPHQYPIRKGDDLIGFIDLVSEQAYHYHAGAAADPVSMPEDLKDEEHAARQEMLEELANFDDHLLEELLEEIEPSQEEIVKDLKMELGADLIVPVFMGIAEQDYGVRPLLDALVREAPEPSLTAERRGLKPNAQETVAQVVKTYYTPQGGKLSLVRVWQGELTDGTSLNGVRVGGMYQMMGQQTQSLQTASAGDLVALARMEGIATGDILTASNAKLKVDLPKAPMIPPVFALAVTTEKRSDEVKISAAMSKLLEEDPSLTWEQNADTHEIVLWGQGEVHLKVALDRLQRKYNLPMTTHVPQVPYKETIRKAAEKVHGRYKHQSGGHGMFGDVYLSIQPRERGQGFEFSEKIVGGVVPKQYIPGVEIGVRESLVKGPLGFPVVDVAVTLTDGSYHSVDSSEQSFKLAARAAMQEGMAKCSPTLLEPIASVEICAPSDFTSNMMQIISGRRGQILGYEPMSDWKGWDKVSAYLPQSEMQDLIVELRSLTMGVGFFNWKFDRLQEVPDKLAERVLATQSSYNGKG
- a CDS encoding dynamin family protein; translation: MPSQDFAKTHTDLYTKATKLLQYLREIRASRWLEGDAASELRKVETDISQTLADLQAQKYQAAAISVQRVGKSTFLNAVIGEDILATDTESCTVCRTDIRHIPVGQVPRLLEYRQGQQQPIVIAQGDAQKIRHKFLEYTREIRQKNNPYHTLRFELEHPIEVASTIPFLAGFTLVDTPGSNEWKSSKFDTTPLKQASLEALHNSDVILFILDYNNYKTNEVAELFREIGKNRQDFLLKSWHKVFFILNKVDMKEEHSRKIEDVIMDLKQTLMNDFRFSEPIIYPASAKQGLLAKLILKGIATESHHKEFRKIIGQTYSRVDASGGSYTPPLSEIAPSALIDSGISNLEETAIKSILQNSGYNLLVKVLLILDIKVEDTQKILINQSNIRKNYIQSQKAKITEWMEKIEFISNQYKQLRDILQSHKEALFDALNQQIDSFCDSAKSSIESEIEEMEREKGGRWYTSYYSPDWYSSYIAPRTRNSLYGFEEASSSRAKMVEIAQEAEPLIYSRCNSVYKNQISFLQKQLNLEAKNVRKKLLAFWPIRIEELSQFFFIYIGSKIELKL